From the genome of Triticum aestivum cultivar Chinese Spring chromosome 3B, IWGSC CS RefSeq v2.1, whole genome shotgun sequence, one region includes:
- the LOC123072867 gene encoding pectin acetylesterase 5 isoform X7: MAPSNLPAALLLLLLLASSGPLRPTLSGAAPLEPVEVSLVAGAQEKGAVCLDGTPPGYHLQRGSGDGSGSWLVHLEGGGWCSTLKDCSGRRMSVLGSSKFMKPLQFAGHGIFDSDEIYNPDFYNWNKVYVRYCDGASFAGDAEGQAQFTSEGYASMKQLLANSWKKDSPMLHRFQVLFTGCSAGGLATILHCDDFSARFPQQVSVKCFADAGFFLDVRKDISGERSFWSFYNRVVQLQNVRQVLHKDCLANKDPTECFFPTELIKSIRTPMFILNSAYDSWQIQNVLLPTSSSPEKTWLSCKDNIRNCNSTQIKVLDEIRNTMINDLKVINDKADWGMFIDSCFTHCQTLFRVSWSSPTSPRLGNKNIAKVVGDWYFGRSQGVKEIDCEYPCNPTCNSLPPP; the protein is encoded by the exons ATGGCGCCAAGCAACTTACCAGCGgccctgctcctgctcctgctgctgGCCTCTTCCGGCCCTCTCCGTCCTACGCTATCCGGCGCAGCGCCTCTGGAGCCCGTCGAGGTCAGCCTCGTCGCCGGCGCACAGGAAAAGGGAGCAGTCTGCTTGGACGGGACCCCGCCGGGGTACCACCTGCAGAGAGGCTCCGGTGATGGATCCGGCAGCTGGCTCGTCCATCTAGAG GGAGGAGGCTGGTGCAGCACACTCAAGGATTGTTCTGGTCGCAGAATGTCTGTTCTTGGTTCATCAAAATTCATGAAACCACTACAGTTCGCCGGTCATGGGATTTTTGACAGTGACGAGATATATAATCCTG ATTTCTACAACTGGAACAAAGTCTATGTGCGGTATTGCGATGGGGCGTCATTTGCTGGGGATGCTGAAGGTCAAGCGCAG TTTACTTCAGAGGGTTACGCATCTATGAAGCAGTTATTGGCGAACTCATGGAAAAAGGACTCGCCAATGCTACACAG ATTTCAGGTGCTCTTTACAGGTTGTTCTGCCGGAGGTCTAGCGACGATACTGCATTGCGATGATTTTAGTGCACGGTTTCCGCAGCAGGTTTCAGTTAAATGCTTTGCGGATGCTGGGTTTTTTCTTGACGT CAGAAAGGATATATCTGGAGAAAGGTCCTTTTGGTCTTTCTATAACCGAGTTGTGCAGCTCCAG AATGTTAGACAAGTGTTGCACAAGGACTGCCTTGCCAACAAGGACCCAACCGAG TGTTTCTTCCCCACAGAGCTTATTAAGAGCATCCGCACCCCCATGTTTATTCTCAACTCTGCGTACGATTCATGGCAG ATACAGAATGTTCTCCTACCGACTTCATCTTCCCCTGAAAAGACATGGTTGAGTTGCAAGGACAATATCAGAAACTGCAATTCAACCCAAATTAAAGTTCTTGATG AAATCAGGAACACAATGATCAATGATTTGAAGGTCATCAATGATAAGGCAGACTGGGGCATGTTCATTGATTCATGCTTCACTCACTGCCAAACGCTCTTTCGCGTCTCTTGGAGTTCACCAACATCCCCACGGCTGGGAAATAAG AATATTGCAAAGGTTGTTGGAGATTGGTACTTTGGAAGGAGCCAAGGAGTGAAAGAGATTGACTGCGAGTATCCGTGCAATCCAACGTGCAATAGTCTACCGCCACCATGa